Proteins from one Salvelinus sp. IW2-2015 linkage group LG9, ASM291031v2, whole genome shotgun sequence genomic window:
- the zgc:154055 gene encoding myotubularin-related protein 9 isoform X3, whose amino-acid sequence MEFSEHIKTANVEDVVLRRPFHPPMQGTLCVTGHHLLFSNRDGDSSRLVLLLLRNIDAIEKSVENLLGYSSLFSSTGQSQRPSGSSGTITLKCKDLCVLQLDIPGMEECLNIARSIEYLSSLDIVSDMYPFFYRPLKLSLQDQWGLSSPEQNYAEMEELQDRWRLSHVNKDYSVCPSYPPAVIVPHSIDDETLVKVAKFRQGGRFPVLCYYHRKNGMVIMRSSQPLTGANRKRCREDELLLQAVIDGSGLGYIIDTRSNQQAQQARMTGGGFESKSSYSCWKRLHRQLERGKVLQESLIKLVEACGDHSHSVDRWLSKLENSKWLSHVHTALATAGLLAECVERDGHSVLVHGSEGTDTTLLVSSLAQLILDPNTRTLAGFLGLLEREWLLAGHPFQQRCAHSAYSHARLRLEAPVFVLLLDCVWQLARQFPLAMGFSEPLLLRLAMEVYASDYGTFLCNSDQERCAAGVKERTHCLFQFLLKPSERERYSNPLYEPTELAIWPSVQPQSLQLWRGLFLRWTQHAVHLEKAQEELRNLVIECRGAS is encoded by the exons ATGGAGTTTTCAGAGCACATAAAGACCGCGAACGTTGAAGATGTCGTTCTGAGACGGCCGTTTCATCCACCGATGCAAGGAACGTTATGTGTCACTGGCCACCACCTGCTCTTCTCtaacagagatggagacagctcGCGGCTGGTCTTGTTACTTCTCAGAAACATCGATGCCATAGAGAAAAG TGTGGAAAACCTGTTGGGCTATTCCAGTCTCTTCTCTAGTACAGGCCAGAGTCAAAG GCCTTCCGGGTCCTCTGGAACAATCACCCTCAAGTGTAAGGACCTGTGTGTTCTGCAGCTGGACATTCCAGGCATGGAGGAGTGCCTGAACATTGCCCGTTCCATTGAG TATCTCTCTTCTCTGGACATTGTGTCCGATATGTATCCATTCTTCTACAGACCGCTTAAACTCAGTCTGCAGGACCAGTGGGGCCTCTCATCGCCTGAACAGAACTACGCTGAAATGGAGGAGCTA cAGGACAGGTGGAGACTGAGTCATGTGAACAAGGACTACTCTGTGTGTCCCTCCTACCCCCCTGCTGTTATTGTCCCTCACTCCATAGACGATGAGACATTGGTGAAGGTGGCCAAGTTCAGACAAGGGGGCCGCTTCCCTGTCCTCTGTTATTACCACAGGAAAAATGGCATG GTCATCATGCGCAGCAGCCAACCCCTGACAGGAGCCAATAGGAAGCGCTGCAGAGAGGATGAGCTCCTCCTCCAGGCGGTGATTGACGGCTCTGGGCTGGGTTACATCATTGACACCCGGTCCAACCAACAGGCTCAGCAGGCCAGGATGACAGGGGGCGGGTTTGAATCTAAATCTAGCTACAGTTGCTGGAAGAGACTGCACCGTCAACTGGaaag gGGGAAGGTGCTCCAGGAGAGTCTGATAAAGTTGGTGGAGGCTTGTGGGGATCACTCCCACAGTGTGGATCGCTGGCTCAGCAAGCTGGAGAACTCCAAATGGCTCTCTCACGTCCACACTGCCCTGGCCACAGCAGGCCTACTGGCAGAGTGTGTGGAGAG GGATGGCCACTCTGTTCTAGTCCATGGCTCAGAGGGCACAGATACCACCCTTCTGGTGAGCTCTTTGGCCCAGCTCATCCTGGACCCCAACACACGCACACTGGCCGGCTTCCTGGGCCTCCTAGAGAGGGAGTGGCTACTG GCAGGTCACCCGTTCCAGCAGCGCTGTGCCCACTCAGCCTACTCCCACGCCCGTCTGAGGCTGGAGGCTCCAGTGTTCGTGCTGCTGCTGGACTGTGTGTGGCAGCTGGCACGACAGTTCCCTCTGGCCATGGGCTTCTCTGAGCCTCTGCTGCTGCGGCTGGCCATGGAGGTCTACGCCTCAGACTATGGCACATTCCTCTGCAACAGTGACCAGGAGAG GTGTGCtgcaggggtgaaggagagaacCCACTGTCTGTTCCAGTTCCTCCTGAAGCCCAGTGAGAGGGAGCGTTACTCTAACCCCCTGTATGAGCCCACTGAGCTGGCCATCTGGCCCTCCGTTCAGCCACAGTCCCTGCAGCTCTGGAGAG GTCTGTTCCTGCGTTGGACCCAACATGCTGTGCACCTAGAGAAAGCTCAGGAGGAGTTGCGGAACCTTGTCATTGAGTGCCGTGGGGCAAGTTGA
- the zgc:154055 gene encoding myotubularin-related protein 9 isoform X2: protein MEFSEHIKTANVEDVVLRRPFHPPMQGTLCVTGHHLLFSNRDGDSSRLVLLLLRNIDAIEKSVENLLGYSSLFSSTGQSQRFDISVTPCVPSGSSGTITLKCKDLCVLQLDIPGMEECLNIARSIEYLSSLDIVSDMYPFFYRPLKLSLQDQWGLSSPEQNYAEMEELDRWRLSHVNKDYSVCPSYPPAVIVPHSIDDETLVKVAKFRQGGRFPVLCYYHRKNGMVIMRSSQPLTGANRKRCREDELLLQAVIDGSGLGYIIDTRSNQQAQQARMTGGGFESKSSYSCWKRLHRQLERGKVLQESLIKLVEACGDHSHSVDRWLSKLENSKWLSHVHTALATAGLLAECVERDGHSVLVHGSEGTDTTLLVSSLAQLILDPNTRTLAGFLGLLEREWLLAGHPFQQRCAHSAYSHARLRLEAPVFVLLLDCVWQLARQFPLAMGFSEPLLLRLAMEVYASDYGTFLCNSDQERCAAGVKERTHCLFQFLLKPSERERYSNPLYEPTELAIWPSVQPQSLQLWRGLFLRWTQHAVHLEKAQEELRNLVIECRGAS, encoded by the exons ATGGAGTTTTCAGAGCACATAAAGACCGCGAACGTTGAAGATGTCGTTCTGAGACGGCCGTTTCATCCACCGATGCAAGGAACGTTATGTGTCACTGGCCACCACCTGCTCTTCTCtaacagagatggagacagctcGCGGCTGGTCTTGTTACTTCTCAGAAACATCGATGCCATAGAGAAAAG TGTGGAAAACCTGTTGGGCTATTCCAGTCTCTTCTCTAGTACAGGCCAGAGTCAAAGGTTTGACATAAGTGTGACACCTTgcgt GCCTTCCGGGTCCTCTGGAACAATCACCCTCAAGTGTAAGGACCTGTGTGTTCTGCAGCTGGACATTCCAGGCATGGAGGAGTGCCTGAACATTGCCCGTTCCATTGAG TATCTCTCTTCTCTGGACATTGTGTCCGATATGTATCCATTCTTCTACAGACCGCTTAAACTCAGTCTGCAGGACCAGTGGGGCCTCTCATCGCCTGAACAGAACTACGCTGAAATGGAGGAGCTA GACAGGTGGAGACTGAGTCATGTGAACAAGGACTACTCTGTGTGTCCCTCCTACCCCCCTGCTGTTATTGTCCCTCACTCCATAGACGATGAGACATTGGTGAAGGTGGCCAAGTTCAGACAAGGGGGCCGCTTCCCTGTCCTCTGTTATTACCACAGGAAAAATGGCATG GTCATCATGCGCAGCAGCCAACCCCTGACAGGAGCCAATAGGAAGCGCTGCAGAGAGGATGAGCTCCTCCTCCAGGCGGTGATTGACGGCTCTGGGCTGGGTTACATCATTGACACCCGGTCCAACCAACAGGCTCAGCAGGCCAGGATGACAGGGGGCGGGTTTGAATCTAAATCTAGCTACAGTTGCTGGAAGAGACTGCACCGTCAACTGGaaag gGGGAAGGTGCTCCAGGAGAGTCTGATAAAGTTGGTGGAGGCTTGTGGGGATCACTCCCACAGTGTGGATCGCTGGCTCAGCAAGCTGGAGAACTCCAAATGGCTCTCTCACGTCCACACTGCCCTGGCCACAGCAGGCCTACTGGCAGAGTGTGTGGAGAG GGATGGCCACTCTGTTCTAGTCCATGGCTCAGAGGGCACAGATACCACCCTTCTGGTGAGCTCTTTGGCCCAGCTCATCCTGGACCCCAACACACGCACACTGGCCGGCTTCCTGGGCCTCCTAGAGAGGGAGTGGCTACTG GCAGGTCACCCGTTCCAGCAGCGCTGTGCCCACTCAGCCTACTCCCACGCCCGTCTGAGGCTGGAGGCTCCAGTGTTCGTGCTGCTGCTGGACTGTGTGTGGCAGCTGGCACGACAGTTCCCTCTGGCCATGGGCTTCTCTGAGCCTCTGCTGCTGCGGCTGGCCATGGAGGTCTACGCCTCAGACTATGGCACATTCCTCTGCAACAGTGACCAGGAGAG GTGTGCtgcaggggtgaaggagagaacCCACTGTCTGTTCCAGTTCCTCCTGAAGCCCAGTGAGAGGGAGCGTTACTCTAACCCCCTGTATGAGCCCACTGAGCTGGCCATCTGGCCCTCCGTTCAGCCACAGTCCCTGCAGCTCTGGAGAG GTCTGTTCCTGCGTTGGACCCAACATGCTGTGCACCTAGAGAAAGCTCAGGAGGAGTTGCGGAACCTTGTCATTGAGTGCCGTGGGGCAAGTTGA
- the zgc:154055 gene encoding myotubularin-related protein 9 isoform X1, translated as MEFSEHIKTANVEDVVLRRPFHPPMQGTLCVTGHHLLFSNRDGDSSRLVLLLLRNIDAIEKSVENLLGYSSLFSSTGQSQRFDISVTPCVPSGSSGTITLKCKDLCVLQLDIPGMEECLNIARSIEYLSSLDIVSDMYPFFYRPLKLSLQDQWGLSSPEQNYAEMEELQDRWRLSHVNKDYSVCPSYPPAVIVPHSIDDETLVKVAKFRQGGRFPVLCYYHRKNGMVIMRSSQPLTGANRKRCREDELLLQAVIDGSGLGYIIDTRSNQQAQQARMTGGGFESKSSYSCWKRLHRQLERGKVLQESLIKLVEACGDHSHSVDRWLSKLENSKWLSHVHTALATAGLLAECVERDGHSVLVHGSEGTDTTLLVSSLAQLILDPNTRTLAGFLGLLEREWLLAGHPFQQRCAHSAYSHARLRLEAPVFVLLLDCVWQLARQFPLAMGFSEPLLLRLAMEVYASDYGTFLCNSDQERCAAGVKERTHCLFQFLLKPSERERYSNPLYEPTELAIWPSVQPQSLQLWRGLFLRWTQHAVHLEKAQEELRNLVIECRGAS; from the exons ATGGAGTTTTCAGAGCACATAAAGACCGCGAACGTTGAAGATGTCGTTCTGAGACGGCCGTTTCATCCACCGATGCAAGGAACGTTATGTGTCACTGGCCACCACCTGCTCTTCTCtaacagagatggagacagctcGCGGCTGGTCTTGTTACTTCTCAGAAACATCGATGCCATAGAGAAAAG TGTGGAAAACCTGTTGGGCTATTCCAGTCTCTTCTCTAGTACAGGCCAGAGTCAAAGGTTTGACATAAGTGTGACACCTTgcgt GCCTTCCGGGTCCTCTGGAACAATCACCCTCAAGTGTAAGGACCTGTGTGTTCTGCAGCTGGACATTCCAGGCATGGAGGAGTGCCTGAACATTGCCCGTTCCATTGAG TATCTCTCTTCTCTGGACATTGTGTCCGATATGTATCCATTCTTCTACAGACCGCTTAAACTCAGTCTGCAGGACCAGTGGGGCCTCTCATCGCCTGAACAGAACTACGCTGAAATGGAGGAGCTA cAGGACAGGTGGAGACTGAGTCATGTGAACAAGGACTACTCTGTGTGTCCCTCCTACCCCCCTGCTGTTATTGTCCCTCACTCCATAGACGATGAGACATTGGTGAAGGTGGCCAAGTTCAGACAAGGGGGCCGCTTCCCTGTCCTCTGTTATTACCACAGGAAAAATGGCATG GTCATCATGCGCAGCAGCCAACCCCTGACAGGAGCCAATAGGAAGCGCTGCAGAGAGGATGAGCTCCTCCTCCAGGCGGTGATTGACGGCTCTGGGCTGGGTTACATCATTGACACCCGGTCCAACCAACAGGCTCAGCAGGCCAGGATGACAGGGGGCGGGTTTGAATCTAAATCTAGCTACAGTTGCTGGAAGAGACTGCACCGTCAACTGGaaag gGGGAAGGTGCTCCAGGAGAGTCTGATAAAGTTGGTGGAGGCTTGTGGGGATCACTCCCACAGTGTGGATCGCTGGCTCAGCAAGCTGGAGAACTCCAAATGGCTCTCTCACGTCCACACTGCCCTGGCCACAGCAGGCCTACTGGCAGAGTGTGTGGAGAG GGATGGCCACTCTGTTCTAGTCCATGGCTCAGAGGGCACAGATACCACCCTTCTGGTGAGCTCTTTGGCCCAGCTCATCCTGGACCCCAACACACGCACACTGGCCGGCTTCCTGGGCCTCCTAGAGAGGGAGTGGCTACTG GCAGGTCACCCGTTCCAGCAGCGCTGTGCCCACTCAGCCTACTCCCACGCCCGTCTGAGGCTGGAGGCTCCAGTGTTCGTGCTGCTGCTGGACTGTGTGTGGCAGCTGGCACGACAGTTCCCTCTGGCCATGGGCTTCTCTGAGCCTCTGCTGCTGCGGCTGGCCATGGAGGTCTACGCCTCAGACTATGGCACATTCCTCTGCAACAGTGACCAGGAGAG GTGTGCtgcaggggtgaaggagagaacCCACTGTCTGTTCCAGTTCCTCCTGAAGCCCAGTGAGAGGGAGCGTTACTCTAACCCCCTGTATGAGCCCACTGAGCTGGCCATCTGGCCCTCCGTTCAGCCACAGTCCCTGCAGCTCTGGAGAG GTCTGTTCCTGCGTTGGACCCAACATGCTGTGCACCTAGAGAAAGCTCAGGAGGAGTTGCGGAACCTTGTCATTGAGTGCCGTGGGGCAAGTTGA
- the zgc:154055 gene encoding myotubularin-related protein 9 isoform X5, with protein MEFSEHIKTANVEDVVLRRPFHPPMQGTLCVTGHHLLFSNRDGDSSRLVLLLLRNIDAIEKRPSGSSGTITLKCKDLCVLQLDIPGMEECLNIARSIEYLSSLDIVSDMYPFFYRPLKLSLQDQWGLSSPEQNYAEMEELDRWRLSHVNKDYSVCPSYPPAVIVPHSIDDETLVKVAKFRQGGRFPVLCYYHRKNGMVIMRSSQPLTGANRKRCREDELLLQAVIDGSGLGYIIDTRSNQQAQQARMTGGGFESKSSYSCWKRLHRQLERGKVLQESLIKLVEACGDHSHSVDRWLSKLENSKWLSHVHTALATAGLLAECVERDGHSVLVHGSEGTDTTLLVSSLAQLILDPNTRTLAGFLGLLEREWLLAGHPFQQRCAHSAYSHARLRLEAPVFVLLLDCVWQLARQFPLAMGFSEPLLLRLAMEVYASDYGTFLCNSDQERCAAGVKERTHCLFQFLLKPSERERYSNPLYEPTELAIWPSVQPQSLQLWRGLFLRWTQHAVHLEKAQEELRNLVIECRGAS; from the exons ATGGAGTTTTCAGAGCACATAAAGACCGCGAACGTTGAAGATGTCGTTCTGAGACGGCCGTTTCATCCACCGATGCAAGGAACGTTATGTGTCACTGGCCACCACCTGCTCTTCTCtaacagagatggagacagctcGCGGCTGGTCTTGTTACTTCTCAGAAACATCGATGCCATAGAGAAAAG GCCTTCCGGGTCCTCTGGAACAATCACCCTCAAGTGTAAGGACCTGTGTGTTCTGCAGCTGGACATTCCAGGCATGGAGGAGTGCCTGAACATTGCCCGTTCCATTGAG TATCTCTCTTCTCTGGACATTGTGTCCGATATGTATCCATTCTTCTACAGACCGCTTAAACTCAGTCTGCAGGACCAGTGGGGCCTCTCATCGCCTGAACAGAACTACGCTGAAATGGAGGAGCTA GACAGGTGGAGACTGAGTCATGTGAACAAGGACTACTCTGTGTGTCCCTCCTACCCCCCTGCTGTTATTGTCCCTCACTCCATAGACGATGAGACATTGGTGAAGGTGGCCAAGTTCAGACAAGGGGGCCGCTTCCCTGTCCTCTGTTATTACCACAGGAAAAATGGCATG GTCATCATGCGCAGCAGCCAACCCCTGACAGGAGCCAATAGGAAGCGCTGCAGAGAGGATGAGCTCCTCCTCCAGGCGGTGATTGACGGCTCTGGGCTGGGTTACATCATTGACACCCGGTCCAACCAACAGGCTCAGCAGGCCAGGATGACAGGGGGCGGGTTTGAATCTAAATCTAGCTACAGTTGCTGGAAGAGACTGCACCGTCAACTGGaaag gGGGAAGGTGCTCCAGGAGAGTCTGATAAAGTTGGTGGAGGCTTGTGGGGATCACTCCCACAGTGTGGATCGCTGGCTCAGCAAGCTGGAGAACTCCAAATGGCTCTCTCACGTCCACACTGCCCTGGCCACAGCAGGCCTACTGGCAGAGTGTGTGGAGAG GGATGGCCACTCTGTTCTAGTCCATGGCTCAGAGGGCACAGATACCACCCTTCTGGTGAGCTCTTTGGCCCAGCTCATCCTGGACCCCAACACACGCACACTGGCCGGCTTCCTGGGCCTCCTAGAGAGGGAGTGGCTACTG GCAGGTCACCCGTTCCAGCAGCGCTGTGCCCACTCAGCCTACTCCCACGCCCGTCTGAGGCTGGAGGCTCCAGTGTTCGTGCTGCTGCTGGACTGTGTGTGGCAGCTGGCACGACAGTTCCCTCTGGCCATGGGCTTCTCTGAGCCTCTGCTGCTGCGGCTGGCCATGGAGGTCTACGCCTCAGACTATGGCACATTCCTCTGCAACAGTGACCAGGAGAG GTGTGCtgcaggggtgaaggagagaacCCACTGTCTGTTCCAGTTCCTCCTGAAGCCCAGTGAGAGGGAGCGTTACTCTAACCCCCTGTATGAGCCCACTGAGCTGGCCATCTGGCCCTCCGTTCAGCCACAGTCCCTGCAGCTCTGGAGAG GTCTGTTCCTGCGTTGGACCCAACATGCTGTGCACCTAGAGAAAGCTCAGGAGGAGTTGCGGAACCTTGTCATTGAGTGCCGTGGGGCAAGTTGA
- the zgc:154055 gene encoding myotubularin-related protein 9 isoform X4: MEFSEHIKTANVEDVVLRRPFHPPMQGTLCVTGHHLLFSNRDGDSSRLVLLLLRNIDAIEKRPSGSSGTITLKCKDLCVLQLDIPGMEECLNIARSIEYLSSLDIVSDMYPFFYRPLKLSLQDQWGLSSPEQNYAEMEELQDRWRLSHVNKDYSVCPSYPPAVIVPHSIDDETLVKVAKFRQGGRFPVLCYYHRKNGMVIMRSSQPLTGANRKRCREDELLLQAVIDGSGLGYIIDTRSNQQAQQARMTGGGFESKSSYSCWKRLHRQLERGKVLQESLIKLVEACGDHSHSVDRWLSKLENSKWLSHVHTALATAGLLAECVERDGHSVLVHGSEGTDTTLLVSSLAQLILDPNTRTLAGFLGLLEREWLLAGHPFQQRCAHSAYSHARLRLEAPVFVLLLDCVWQLARQFPLAMGFSEPLLLRLAMEVYASDYGTFLCNSDQERCAAGVKERTHCLFQFLLKPSERERYSNPLYEPTELAIWPSVQPQSLQLWRGLFLRWTQHAVHLEKAQEELRNLVIECRGAS; encoded by the exons ATGGAGTTTTCAGAGCACATAAAGACCGCGAACGTTGAAGATGTCGTTCTGAGACGGCCGTTTCATCCACCGATGCAAGGAACGTTATGTGTCACTGGCCACCACCTGCTCTTCTCtaacagagatggagacagctcGCGGCTGGTCTTGTTACTTCTCAGAAACATCGATGCCATAGAGAAAAG GCCTTCCGGGTCCTCTGGAACAATCACCCTCAAGTGTAAGGACCTGTGTGTTCTGCAGCTGGACATTCCAGGCATGGAGGAGTGCCTGAACATTGCCCGTTCCATTGAG TATCTCTCTTCTCTGGACATTGTGTCCGATATGTATCCATTCTTCTACAGACCGCTTAAACTCAGTCTGCAGGACCAGTGGGGCCTCTCATCGCCTGAACAGAACTACGCTGAAATGGAGGAGCTA cAGGACAGGTGGAGACTGAGTCATGTGAACAAGGACTACTCTGTGTGTCCCTCCTACCCCCCTGCTGTTATTGTCCCTCACTCCATAGACGATGAGACATTGGTGAAGGTGGCCAAGTTCAGACAAGGGGGCCGCTTCCCTGTCCTCTGTTATTACCACAGGAAAAATGGCATG GTCATCATGCGCAGCAGCCAACCCCTGACAGGAGCCAATAGGAAGCGCTGCAGAGAGGATGAGCTCCTCCTCCAGGCGGTGATTGACGGCTCTGGGCTGGGTTACATCATTGACACCCGGTCCAACCAACAGGCTCAGCAGGCCAGGATGACAGGGGGCGGGTTTGAATCTAAATCTAGCTACAGTTGCTGGAAGAGACTGCACCGTCAACTGGaaag gGGGAAGGTGCTCCAGGAGAGTCTGATAAAGTTGGTGGAGGCTTGTGGGGATCACTCCCACAGTGTGGATCGCTGGCTCAGCAAGCTGGAGAACTCCAAATGGCTCTCTCACGTCCACACTGCCCTGGCCACAGCAGGCCTACTGGCAGAGTGTGTGGAGAG GGATGGCCACTCTGTTCTAGTCCATGGCTCAGAGGGCACAGATACCACCCTTCTGGTGAGCTCTTTGGCCCAGCTCATCCTGGACCCCAACACACGCACACTGGCCGGCTTCCTGGGCCTCCTAGAGAGGGAGTGGCTACTG GCAGGTCACCCGTTCCAGCAGCGCTGTGCCCACTCAGCCTACTCCCACGCCCGTCTGAGGCTGGAGGCTCCAGTGTTCGTGCTGCTGCTGGACTGTGTGTGGCAGCTGGCACGACAGTTCCCTCTGGCCATGGGCTTCTCTGAGCCTCTGCTGCTGCGGCTGGCCATGGAGGTCTACGCCTCAGACTATGGCACATTCCTCTGCAACAGTGACCAGGAGAG GTGTGCtgcaggggtgaaggagagaacCCACTGTCTGTTCCAGTTCCTCCTGAAGCCCAGTGAGAGGGAGCGTTACTCTAACCCCCTGTATGAGCCCACTGAGCTGGCCATCTGGCCCTCCGTTCAGCCACAGTCCCTGCAGCTCTGGAGAG GTCTGTTCCTGCGTTGGACCCAACATGCTGTGCACCTAGAGAAAGCTCAGGAGGAGTTGCGGAACCTTGTCATTGAGTGCCGTGGGGCAAGTTGA
- the fam167b gene encoding protein FAM167A encodes MDFKELGGEDNPDGDTEGEAEDLNNVKALTEKLKLQTRRPSYFEWQERLQSQPWKENPNGSKNVQATAEKYVLLPEIMRDENSDLTIRNICGFDTINDALEFLRKELREMRFQDNRLARQLIRLRVEIHRLKVEQVCHRHKEMLDDATYELKECGEESDLLCDIPMKAAFALSTPLKHLGLTKMNINFRHFSLC; translated from the exons ATGGATTTTAAAGAGCTGGGAGGTGAGGATAACCCCGATGGAGATACTGAGGGAGAAGCTGAGGATTTGAACAATGTGAAAGCACTTACCGAAAAACTAAAGTTACAAACCCGCAGACCATCATACTTTGAATGGCAGGAGCGCTTGCAGAGCCAACCATGGAAGGAGAACCCAAATGGTTCAAAAAATGTCCAAGCGACTGCAGAGAAATATGTGCTCTTGCCTGAAATTATGCGGGATGAGAACTCAGATCTAACCATCCGCAACATCTGTGGCTTCGATACCATTAATGACGCGTTGGAATTTCTTAGGAAAGAGTTG AGGGAGATGCGGTTCCAGGACAACCGTCTAGCTCGGCAGCTGATCCGCCTGCGTGTGGAGATCCACCGGCTGAAGGTGGAGCAGGTGTGTCACCGCCACAAGGAGATGCTGGACGACGCCACCTACGAGCTGAAGGAGTGTGGTGAGGAGTCTGACCTGCTCTGTGACATCCCCATGAAGGCTGCCTTTgccctctccacccccctcaaACACCTTGGCCTCACCAAGATGAACATCAACTTCCGACACTTCTCCCTCTGTTAA